From a region of the Nonlabens dokdonensis DSW-6 genome:
- a CDS encoding thiol-disulfide oxidoreductase DCC family protein: MNKDQDIVLFDGVCNLCNGAVLFIIKHDKKDRFRFAALESKIGEELLARHQIDPTKIDSIVLISGDTAFAKAGAALRISKHLSGLWPLLYAFIIVPKFIANAVYDFIARNRYKWFGKKESCMIPTPELKSKFL, from the coding sequence TTATTTGATGGAGTTTGCAACCTTTGCAATGGCGCTGTCTTGTTCATCATAAAGCATGATAAAAAGGATCGTTTTCGTTTTGCAGCCTTAGAAAGTAAAATAGGTGAAGAGCTACTTGCTAGGCATCAAATAGACCCAACAAAGATAGATTCTATCGTATTGATTAGTGGAGATACCGCTTTCGCGAAAGCGGGAGCAGCATTACGCATCTCAAAACATTTAAGTGGTTTGTGGCCATTACTTTATGCATTTATCATTGTCCCTAAATTTATTGCTAATGCCGTATATGATTTCATTGCAAGAAACCGGTACAAATGGTTTGGAAAAAAGGAAAGTTGTATGATTCCTACGCCAGAATTGAAATCTAAATTTCTGTAA